The following proteins come from a genomic window of Pedobacter faecalis:
- a CDS encoding dihydroorotase, producing the protein MNLLLKSVTIADPNSKYNGQQCDVRIEAGRITAVSAAGTAADVTKDVEVIEGKGLVLSPGFFDLNCSVGDPGYETREDITTATAAAAAGGFTGIAVLPDTAPVVQSKAQVEYIKNRASGGLVSVYPLGAVSQNREGKELAEMYDMKLAGAVAFTDGDKPIADDGFMSRAMQYAKGFGSLIMTYPENKSIAGKSQVNESGTSVLLGMKGIPALAEEMHVSRDLFLAEHYEAPVHISTISTAGAVELMRSAKAKGLKVSCDVAAHHLVWTEELLNDFDSNYKVKPPLRGQADVEALRRGLKDGTIDAVVSQHRPHEIEFKAVEFEIASYGVTGLQTTLSLLLQAGLEGEEIARVLALNPRNLLKLEVPVITEDTAANVVLYDPVGAWTYTEENNRSKSANTPLMNKTLTGKVRLVCNNSQIETYG; encoded by the coding sequence ATGAACCTTCTCTTAAAGAGCGTAACGATAGCCGATCCGAACAGCAAATATAACGGGCAGCAATGTGATGTGCGTATAGAGGCCGGCAGGATTACGGCAGTGTCCGCGGCGGGTACTGCAGCAGATGTCACAAAGGATGTTGAGGTGATAGAAGGCAAAGGTCTGGTGCTCTCTCCCGGGTTCTTTGATCTCAACTGTTCCGTGGGCGATCCGGGTTATGAAACGCGTGAAGACATCACTACGGCCACTGCAGCGGCGGCGGCAGGGGGCTTCACGGGTATTGCTGTACTGCCCGATACGGCGCCGGTCGTGCAATCGAAAGCTCAGGTGGAATATATAAAGAACCGCGCCAGTGGTGGTTTGGTGAGCGTGTACCCGCTTGGTGCAGTGAGCCAGAACCGCGAAGGCAAGGAACTCGCAGAGATGTACGATATGAAGCTTGCCGGGGCGGTTGCTTTTACGGATGGCGATAAGCCGATTGCTGATGATGGTTTCATGAGCAGGGCCATGCAGTATGCCAAAGGTTTTGGTAGTCTTATTATGACCTACCCGGAGAATAAGTCGATAGCCGGTAAATCTCAGGTGAATGAGAGCGGCACAAGTGTCCTGCTGGGCATGAAAGGCATTCCGGCCCTGGCCGAGGAAATGCACGTTAGCCGCGACCTGTTCCTTGCCGAACACTACGAGGCGCCCGTACACATCAGCACCATATCAACCGCAGGTGCTGTGGAACTGATGCGCAGCGCTAAAGCTAAGGGCCTGAAGGTCTCCTGCGATGTAGCTGCACATCATTTGGTGTGGACAGAGGAACTGCTGAACGATTTTGACAGCAATTATAAAGTAAAGCCACCGTTGCGGGGCCAGGCAGATGTAGAGGCTTTGCGGCGTGGACTGAAAGACGGAACGATAGACGCGGTGGTATCGCAGCATCGTCCGCATGAGATCGAATTTAAGGCAGTAGAGTTTGAAATTGCCTCGTATGGGGTTACAGGATTGCAAACTACGCTCTCTTTATTACTTCAGGCCGGACTAGAAGGAGAGGAGATTGCACGTGTGCTTGCCCTGAATCCAAGGAACCTCCTTAAGCTGGAAGTCCCGGTCATCACCGAGGATACCGCCGCTAATGTGGTACTTTACGATCCTGTCGGGGCGTGGACCTATACAGAAGAGAATAACCGTTCAAAATCCGCCAACACGCCGCTGATGAACAAAACGCTTACCGGTAAGGTAAGGTTGGTATGCAACAATAGTCAAATAGAAACCTATGGATAA
- a CDS encoding DUF4199 domain-containing protein, which yields METTATNVNIKQESIKNGLIMAAVSIVLFLFTNYVLPDMMGSTIMFIGQMIVGLLIAIALILDMRKKIGGYWTFGQALTHIFVMFMISAVVVYFFTIAFGKYIDTTYPERMKAIIYEKTEGMLKSMNMDQDDIDEAMRKQSADMEKQFDPSFSQMVVGLGIQLVMYFIGALIFAAIFKKSPPPHLQFDEE from the coding sequence ATGGAAACAACTGCGACGAACGTCAATATCAAACAGGAATCTATTAAAAACGGGCTTATTATGGCTGCGGTAAGTATTGTCCTGTTTCTTTTCACCAACTATGTCCTTCCCGATATGATGGGATCGACGATCATGTTTATAGGCCAGATGATCGTGGGTCTGCTTATTGCCATAGCGCTGATCCTGGACATGCGTAAAAAGATCGGAGGATATTGGACCTTCGGGCAGGCGCTTACACACATTTTTGTGATGTTTATGATTTCAGCGGTAGTGGTCTACTTCTTTACGATAGCCTTTGGGAAATATATTGATACTACATACCCGGAACGTATGAAGGCAATTATCTATGAAAAGACTGAGGGAATGCTCAAGTCGATGAATATGGATCAGGACGACATCGATGAAGCTATGCGCAAGCAGAGTGCCGATATGGAAAAGCAGTTCGACCCAAGTTTTTCACAGATGGTGGTAGGCCTGGGTATACAACTGGTGATGTACTTTATAGGAGCATTGATCTTTGCAGCTATCTTTAAAAAGAGTCCTCCGCCGCATCTGCAGTTCGACGAGGAATAA